In a genomic window of Roseiflexus castenholzii DSM 13941:
- the nuoF gene encoding NADH-quinone oxidoreductase subunit NuoF, translating to MDISELLTIAEHERTMRRPTCIRCCTALGCQSAGSLSLKQRLEEAVAEVDRTDIEVIGVGCMGMCGHGPLVRVDPDGVLYEHVHAADAPSIVAALDGGDATAPRGDPQHPFFTLQKRIVLENSGIIDPERIESYIAAGGYQALYCVLHDMTPAEVIDVVTRSGLRGRGGAGYPTGLKWATVAKSHGDRKYVVCNADEGDPGAFMDRSIIESDPHKILEGMAIAAYAVGADQGYVYVRAEYPLAIQRLQRAIAQARRLGLLGAQIFDAGFTFRIDIRVGAGAFVCGEETALMASIEGRRGQPRPRPPYPAESGLWGRPTLINNVETFANIPPIIRNGAEWFAAIGAEHSKGTKVFALTGKIRHTGLIEVPMGVTLRQIVEEMGGGVPEGRVKAVQTGGPSGGCIPAALLDTPVDYESLQRVGSIMGSGGMVVMDDATNMVDVAHFYMEFCKDESCGKCIPCRAGTAQMLHMLNLIRSGQATAADLARLEQLCIMVKETSLCGLGQSAPNPVLSTMKYFREEYEAFVRDEGLAG from the coding sequence ATGGATATAAGCGAACTTCTCACCATTGCCGAACACGAACGCACTATGCGGCGACCGACCTGTATTCGCTGCTGCACAGCGCTCGGATGTCAGTCGGCGGGGTCACTTTCGCTGAAGCAGCGGCTCGAAGAAGCGGTTGCCGAAGTGGATCGCACCGATATCGAGGTGATCGGCGTCGGATGCATGGGGATGTGCGGTCATGGTCCACTCGTGCGCGTCGATCCCGATGGGGTGCTCTACGAGCATGTGCACGCTGCTGATGCACCATCGATTGTCGCGGCGCTCGATGGCGGCGATGCGACGGCGCCGCGAGGCGATCCACAGCACCCCTTCTTTACCTTGCAGAAACGGATCGTCCTGGAAAACAGCGGCATTATCGACCCGGAACGCATCGAGTCATACATCGCGGCAGGCGGGTATCAGGCGCTCTACTGCGTGCTGCACGATATGACTCCGGCAGAAGTGATCGATGTCGTCACCCGCAGCGGTCTGCGCGGGCGCGGCGGCGCCGGGTATCCGACCGGGCTGAAGTGGGCGACCGTCGCCAAGAGTCACGGCGATCGCAAGTATGTCGTCTGCAACGCCGACGAAGGCGACCCCGGCGCGTTCATGGATCGCAGCATCATCGAGAGTGACCCGCACAAAATCCTCGAAGGCATGGCAATCGCCGCGTATGCCGTGGGCGCCGATCAGGGGTACGTCTATGTGCGTGCTGAGTATCCACTGGCGATTCAGCGTCTGCAACGAGCAATTGCGCAGGCGCGGCGGCTTGGGCTGCTCGGCGCGCAGATTTTCGATGCCGGGTTTACCTTCCGCATCGATATTCGCGTCGGCGCCGGGGCATTCGTGTGCGGTGAAGAAACAGCGCTCATGGCGTCGATCGAAGGCCGGCGCGGTCAACCGCGTCCCCGTCCGCCCTACCCTGCCGAAAGCGGGCTGTGGGGCAGACCAACGCTCATCAACAATGTCGAAACCTTTGCCAACATCCCGCCGATCATTCGTAATGGAGCGGAATGGTTTGCTGCGATCGGTGCAGAGCATAGCAAGGGTACGAAAGTGTTCGCCCTGACCGGCAAAATTCGCCATACCGGTTTGATCGAAGTGCCGATGGGGGTCACGCTGCGCCAGATCGTCGAAGAGATGGGTGGTGGCGTGCCCGAAGGCAGGGTCAAGGCAGTGCAAACAGGTGGACCATCCGGCGGATGTATTCCTGCTGCGTTGCTCGATACGCCGGTTGACTATGAATCGTTGCAGCGCGTCGGCTCGATCATGGGATCAGGCGGTATGGTGGTTATGGACGACGCGACCAATATGGTCGATGTTGCCCACTTTTACATGGAGTTCTGCAAGGACGAGTCGTGCGGCAAGTGTATTCCATGCCGTGCAGGTACTGCGCAAATGCTGCATATGCTCAATCTCATCCGATCCGGTCAGGCGACCGCTGCCGACCTTGCGCGGCTTGAGCAACTTTGCATAATGGTGAAGGAAACCAGTCTCTGTGGCCTCGGTCAGTCGGCGCCAAATCCGGTGTTGAGCACAATGAAATACTTTCGTGAAGAGTATGAAGCGTTCGTCCGGGATGAGGGGTTAGCGGGTTAG
- the hoxE gene encoding bidirectional hydrogenase complex protein HoxE translates to MAVTRSQPPVSEQASHPSGDNRFKLLEATMKKHQYRPDALIEVLHRAQELFGYLSNDLLLYIANSLHLPPSRVYGVATFYHFFSLAPKGEHSCVVCLGTACYVRGAAAILAAAEQTLGIRAGHTTPDGRLSLETARCLGACGIAPTVVFDGAITGHQTPEQVQVWLERLKEKD, encoded by the coding sequence ATGGCTGTCACGCGCTCACAGCCCCCCGTTTCAGAGCAGGCGTCGCATCCCAGCGGCGACAATCGCTTCAAACTGCTCGAAGCCACGATGAAGAAACACCAGTATCGCCCAGATGCGCTGATCGAGGTACTGCACCGCGCGCAGGAGTTGTTTGGCTATCTCTCGAACGATCTGCTGCTCTACATTGCCAACAGCCTGCACCTTCCGCCGAGCCGGGTGTATGGTGTAGCGACGTTCTATCACTTCTTCTCGCTGGCGCCGAAGGGAGAGCATTCGTGCGTCGTCTGCCTTGGCACTGCCTGCTACGTTCGCGGTGCAGCGGCAATCCTGGCAGCAGCCGAACAGACGCTTGGGATCAGAGCAGGGCACACCACGCCTGATGGACGCCTGTCGCTGGAAACGGCGCGTTGCCTGGGTGCGTGCGGCATTGCGCCGACCGTTGTGTTCGATGGCGCGATTACCGGTCATCAGACGCCAGAACAGGTGCAGGTCTGGCTGGAGCGCCTTAAGGAAAAGGATTAA
- a CDS encoding tetratricopeptide repeat protein — protein MTIDTITEMPHSTPDDLAGAVAPSDDEVQPQNTVICAPLETLLAQAAESPTVAENLAYRCLRLADTPQAQAAPDATIALLMRVADICAGTLSEAHPGVGALRCSLGDLLLATRQIEAARQQYEMVLAAHRSNVFSDSAIIACALSGLGDALRAERKYTAALMCLQRALRRQSELHGAHPATAQTHTRLGALWFEQGRYTQARFHFQEALAIREATLGTRDPATAQSLHNLGVTLAALGDLRSARVCLAQALAIREDRLGRAHLATAHSLEALSRVLADLGDDESAQYCRERAAALYRAQGGDRRTRGAAEAMVERQPQQRGGARWMNRFRRNV, from the coding sequence ATGACAATTGACACGATAACAGAGATGCCGCACTCGACACCAGACGATCTTGCCGGTGCAGTAGCGCCATCGGACGACGAGGTGCAGCCGCAGAACACCGTCATATGTGCGCCTCTTGAGACGCTGCTGGCGCAGGCGGCTGAGTCGCCGACGGTTGCCGAGAATCTGGCGTATCGCTGCCTGCGCCTGGCGGACACGCCGCAGGCGCAGGCAGCGCCAGATGCGACTATCGCGTTGTTGATGCGGGTAGCGGACATCTGCGCCGGAACACTCAGTGAAGCGCATCCGGGGGTTGGCGCGCTCCGCTGCTCTCTGGGAGACCTGTTGCTTGCGACACGGCAGATAGAAGCAGCACGCCAGCAGTATGAGATGGTGCTGGCAGCGCACCGTTCCAATGTGTTCAGCGACAGTGCGATCATCGCCTGCGCGCTCAGCGGTTTGGGTGATGCATTGCGCGCCGAGCGCAAATACACCGCAGCCCTCATGTGTCTGCAACGCGCGCTGCGGCGGCAGTCCGAACTGCATGGCGCGCATCCTGCAACGGCGCAGACCCACACCCGCCTCGGCGCGCTCTGGTTCGAGCAGGGGCGTTATACCCAGGCGCGCTTTCACTTCCAGGAAGCGTTGGCGATCCGCGAGGCCACGCTGGGAACACGGGACCCGGCGACAGCGCAGAGTCTGCACAATCTGGGCGTGACTCTGGCAGCGCTCGGCGATCTGCGCAGTGCGCGCGTCTGTCTGGCGCAGGCGCTGGCGATCCGCGAGGATCGCCTGGGGCGCGCGCACCTGGCGACGGCGCACAGTCTGGAGGCGCTCAGTCGCGTATTGGCAGACCTTGGCGATGATGAGAGCGCACAGTACTGCCGCGAGCGCGCCGCCGCGCTGTACCGCGCGCAAGGGGGCGATCGACGAACACGGGGTGCGGCAGAGGCGATGGTGGAACGACAACCTCAGCAGCGCGGCGGCGCGCGCTGGATGAACCGGTTTCGGAGGAATGTATGA
- a CDS encoding NADH-quinone oxidoreductase subunit B family protein: protein MERRRLATIWLGGCSGCHMSFLDLDEWLFELAQHIDLVYSPLADVKEYPDHVDVALVEGAVANEDHLHLIRQVRERTRILIAFGDCAVTGNVTALRNPLGAPEALLHTIYIERAEIAGCLPHAPGIVPQLLDKVQPVHKVVPVDVYLPGCPPPAPRIRALLEQVIAGEDIRLTGREMIKFG from the coding sequence GTGGAAAGACGACGACTGGCGACAATCTGGCTTGGCGGATGTTCGGGATGCCATATGTCATTCCTTGATCTCGATGAGTGGCTCTTTGAACTGGCGCAGCACATTGACCTGGTCTACAGTCCGCTCGCCGATGTGAAAGAATACCCGGACCATGTCGATGTGGCGCTTGTGGAAGGCGCCGTCGCCAATGAGGATCATCTGCACCTGATCCGTCAGGTGCGTGAGCGTACACGAATCCTGATCGCCTTTGGCGATTGCGCGGTCACCGGCAATGTGACGGCGCTGCGCAACCCGCTCGGTGCGCCCGAGGCGTTGTTGCACACGATTTACATCGAGCGCGCCGAGATTGCCGGTTGTCTGCCGCATGCTCCCGGCATTGTGCCGCAGTTGCTCGATAAAGTCCAACCGGTGCATAAAGTCGTTCCGGTCGATGTGTACCTGCCCGGATGTCCGCCGCCTGCGCCGCGTATTCGAGCGTTGCTCGAGCAGGTCATTGCCGGTGAAGACATCCGCCTGACCGGACGCGAGATGATTAAGTTTGGTTGA
- a CDS encoding polysaccharide biosynthesis protein: MMQRLKNRHFLIFDVLLVPLAIYVSFVLRLETFDLKTYWVACAHFCLMAVIVTPLIFRAFGVYRRYWRYASFEEVLLLCSATSLAMGATAILLTLLDIVTPVIATVPRSIPFIVPPIAASLVSIPRLLVRIGAARERRRRATDRPAPVLIMGAGDAASIIVREIQRNPRLGMEVVGLLDDDPTKRGLRLHGVEVLGDRHAIPSLVAQHKVRQVIIAMPGAPGKAVRDIMHICESVGVAVRIVPGMHELIDGTISVSKLRTIQIEDLLRRAPVQTDTAAVRGLVAGRRVLVTGGGGSIGSELCRQLLRFGPSHLIVLGHGENSVFEICNELDCLAEAHLDQSPCIVPVIADIRDLERLRSVFAIHAPELVFHAAAHKHVPLMEAHPVEAISNNVVGTRNLLDVALETGVERFVMISSDKAVNPTSVMGATKRIAEMLVLDAARRSGRPFVAVRFGNVLGSRGSVVLTFKRQIAAGGPVTVTHPEMRRYFMTIPEAVQLVLQASVLGRTGEIFMLDMGEPVKVVDLARDMIRLSGLEVGRDIDICFTGMRPGEKLFEELFARGEEYQPTAHSKIFIAAGASNNIPLALRTDVTSLERTACTGNNAAIRRLLRDIVPEYCPPEFLPPVPVNDRTTQPVRIRPLQPA; the protein is encoded by the coding sequence ATGATGCAACGACTCAAGAATCGGCACTTTTTGATCTTCGATGTGCTGCTCGTGCCGCTGGCAATCTACGTCAGCTTCGTGCTGCGCCTCGAAACGTTCGATCTCAAGACGTACTGGGTGGCATGTGCGCACTTCTGCCTGATGGCAGTCATCGTCACTCCACTGATATTTCGCGCATTCGGCGTCTATCGCCGCTACTGGCGCTACGCTTCGTTCGAGGAAGTGCTGCTGCTCTGCAGTGCAACCTCGCTGGCAATGGGAGCCACTGCGATCCTCCTCACACTGCTCGACATTGTGACGCCGGTGATAGCGACAGTCCCGCGTTCCATTCCATTCATCGTTCCGCCAATCGCCGCATCGCTCGTCAGCATTCCACGATTGCTGGTACGCATCGGCGCAGCGCGCGAGCGCCGCCGCCGCGCCACCGACCGACCTGCGCCTGTGCTGATCATGGGGGCCGGCGATGCTGCATCCATTATTGTGCGAGAGATTCAGCGCAACCCCAGGCTCGGCATGGAGGTTGTCGGGTTGCTGGATGACGATCCGACGAAGCGCGGCTTGCGATTGCACGGCGTCGAGGTGCTTGGCGACCGCCATGCCATTCCATCGCTGGTAGCGCAACATAAAGTACGCCAGGTCATTATCGCCATGCCGGGCGCGCCAGGGAAAGCGGTGCGCGACATCATGCACATCTGTGAGTCTGTCGGAGTTGCCGTGCGCATTGTGCCCGGCATGCACGAACTGATCGATGGCACGATCAGCGTCAGCAAACTACGCACCATTCAAATCGAAGACTTGCTCCGCCGCGCGCCGGTGCAGACCGACACAGCCGCAGTGCGCGGGCTGGTTGCCGGGCGACGCGTGCTGGTGACCGGCGGCGGCGGCTCGATTGGAAGCGAACTCTGCCGCCAGTTGCTGCGCTTCGGTCCATCGCATCTCATCGTTCTCGGACACGGCGAGAATAGTGTTTTCGAGATCTGCAATGAACTCGACTGCCTGGCGGAAGCGCACCTTGATCAATCGCCCTGCATTGTACCGGTCATCGCCGATATTCGCGACCTGGAACGGCTGCGCTCCGTTTTTGCCATCCACGCACCCGAACTCGTTTTCCACGCCGCAGCGCACAAACACGTCCCGCTCATGGAAGCGCATCCGGTTGAAGCCATCAGTAACAATGTCGTTGGAACGCGCAATCTGCTTGATGTCGCGCTCGAAACCGGCGTCGAACGTTTTGTGATGATCTCATCGGACAAAGCAGTCAATCCGACGAGCGTTATGGGTGCAACCAAGCGCATCGCCGAAATGCTCGTTCTCGACGCCGCGCGGCGCAGCGGTCGTCCTTTTGTGGCGGTACGTTTCGGCAATGTGCTCGGCAGTCGCGGGAGTGTCGTGCTGACGTTCAAGCGCCAGATTGCAGCAGGGGGACCGGTGACCGTCACCCATCCAGAAATGCGGCGCTATTTCATGACCATTCCCGAAGCCGTGCAACTCGTGCTTCAGGCATCGGTGCTGGGACGCACGGGTGAGATCTTTATGCTCGACATGGGCGAACCGGTGAAGGTAGTCGATCTGGCGCGCGACATGATCCGTCTATCGGGGCTGGAAGTCGGGCGCGACATCGACATCTGCTTTACGGGGATGCGCCCCGGCGAGAAACTGTTTGAAGAACTGTTCGCCCGTGGCGAAGAGTATCAGCCGACGGCGCACAGCAAAATCTTCATCGCGGCAGGCGCCAGCAACAACATTCCGCTCGCGCTACGCACCGACGTGACTTCACTCGAACGGACGGCATGCACCGGCAACAATGCCGCCATCCGCCGTCTGCTGCGCGACATTGTACCGGAATACTGCCCACCGGAGTTTCTGCCGCCTGTACCGGTCAATGACAGAACCACGCAGCCCGTGCGGATTCGTCCGTTGCAACCGGCATGA
- the hoxU gene encoding bidirectional hydrogenase complex protein HoxU, translating to MAARTFTIDDQLISAREGETILQAAREHGISIPTLCHLDGVSDVGACRLCLVEIEGSRALRPACVTPVVEEMVVRTDTERLREYRRMIIELLFAERNHVCAVCVANGHCELQDLAIAVGMDHVRFDYAFPRCDVDISHPLFGIDHNRCVLCTRCVRVCDEVEGVHTWDVAGRGADARVITDMRQPWGEARSCTSCGKCVLACPTGAIFRRGATVGEMERDRNKIAYIVAAREQRW from the coding sequence ATGGCTGCGCGAACGTTTACAATCGACGATCAACTGATCAGTGCGCGGGAGGGCGAGACGATCCTCCAGGCAGCGCGTGAGCACGGCATCTCGATCCCAACGCTCTGTCACCTCGATGGCGTGAGCGACGTCGGCGCCTGCCGGCTCTGCCTGGTCGAGATCGAGGGCAGTCGCGCGCTGCGCCCGGCATGCGTGACGCCGGTGGTCGAAGAGATGGTGGTGCGCACCGATACGGAACGTCTGCGCGAGTATCGCCGCATGATCATCGAACTCCTCTTTGCCGAGCGCAATCACGTGTGTGCGGTGTGCGTCGCCAATGGTCATTGCGAACTGCAAGACCTGGCGATTGCCGTCGGCATGGATCACGTGCGCTTCGATTATGCCTTTCCGCGCTGCGACGTTGATATTTCTCACCCGCTCTTCGGGATCGACCACAACCGCTGCGTGCTCTGCACTCGCTGCGTGCGGGTGTGCGACGAAGTCGAAGGAGTGCATACCTGGGATGTGGCGGGACGCGGCGCCGATGCGCGGGTGATTACCGATATGCGCCAGCCATGGGGCGAGGCGCGCAGTTGCACGTCGTGCGGCAAATGCGTGCTCGCCTGCCCGACAGGGGCGATTTTCCGGCGTGGCGCGACGGTCGGCGAAATGGAGCGCGACCGGAATAAAATTGCGTACATTGTCGCTGCACGCGAACAACGCTGGTGA
- a CDS encoding DegT/DnrJ/EryC1/StrS family aminotransferase: MAIRIPMSSPDIGDTEVQAVVETLRTPTLSIGPRLEAFERAAAAVAGVTWGVGVNSGTSGLHLCMIAAGVGDGDLVITTPFSFIASANCVLYERGIPVFVDVDPATGNIDPHLAASAADDLTRGGVAADRWLPPVLRGAHRSAGRLRALLPVHAFGQPADMDPLLDTARNHDLALIEDACEAIGAAYKGRPAGSLGDAAVFAFYPNKQITTGEGGMIVTNREPWAHLFRSLRNQGRDVFDGWLNHTRLGYNYRLDELSAALGLAQVQRLDALLAKRARVAAWYNERLTDIELIATPRIAPTTTHMSWFVYVVRILPPAQRDTVVRLLAERGIPSRPYFTPIHLQPFYRERFGYRGGEFPVTEHLGAVSLALPFSSVMTEAQVDVVCEALYDAVQRSVPLSAPGGIER, encoded by the coding sequence ATGGCGATACGCATTCCCATGTCATCCCCCGATATTGGTGATACGGAAGTGCAGGCGGTCGTCGAGACGCTGCGCACACCAACGCTGAGTATTGGTCCGCGCCTCGAAGCGTTTGAACGCGCTGCTGCCGCAGTTGCCGGTGTGACGTGGGGTGTTGGCGTCAATTCAGGCACCAGCGGGTTGCACCTGTGCATGATTGCTGCCGGAGTGGGCGACGGCGACCTGGTGATCACCACACCATTCTCGTTCATTGCCTCGGCGAACTGCGTGCTGTATGAGCGTGGGATTCCGGTGTTCGTCGATGTCGATCCGGCAACAGGAAATATCGACCCGCACCTTGCAGCCTCGGCTGCCGACGATCTGACACGCGGCGGCGTGGCTGCCGACCGCTGGCTGCCGCCAGTGCTGCGCGGTGCGCACCGCTCCGCAGGACGATTGCGTGCGCTGCTGCCGGTGCATGCCTTCGGGCAACCCGCCGATATGGATCCGCTCCTCGATACCGCCCGCAACCACGATCTGGCGCTGATCGAAGATGCCTGCGAAGCCATTGGCGCAGCCTACAAGGGACGCCCGGCAGGATCGCTCGGCGATGCAGCAGTCTTTGCTTTCTACCCCAACAAACAGATCACCACCGGTGAAGGCGGCATGATCGTCACCAACCGCGAGCCGTGGGCGCACCTGTTCCGTAGCCTGCGCAACCAGGGGCGCGATGTGTTCGATGGCTGGCTCAACCATACCCGCCTGGGGTACAACTACCGCCTCGACGAACTGAGCGCTGCCCTCGGTCTGGCGCAGGTGCAGCGATTGGACGCACTGCTGGCGAAGCGCGCGCGCGTTGCGGCCTGGTACAACGAACGACTCACGGACATAGAGTTGATCGCAACGCCACGCATCGCACCCACGACGACGCACATGTCGTGGTTCGTCTACGTGGTGCGCATTTTGCCGCCTGCTCAGCGCGATACGGTCGTGCGCCTGCTGGCGGAGCGCGGCATCCCCAGCCGACCATATTTCACCCCCATTCACCTGCAACCATTCTACCGCGAGCGGTTTGGCTACCGTGGCGGCGAGTTTCCTGTGACTGAACATCTGGGAGCGGTCTCGCTGGCGCTGCCGTTTTCAAGTGTGATGACTGAAGCGCAGGTCGATGTCGTGTGCGAGGCGCTCTACGATGCCGTGCAGCGCAGTGTGCCGCTTTCGGCGCCTGGAGGAATAGAGCGATGA
- a CDS encoding VWA domain-containing protein produces the protein MIRLSFITPLALTLLALIPALWALTLLTPRRLAPWRFWSSLVLRSIILLALTLALAGTQIVLPVRELTTVFLVDVSDSMTPAQRERALQYVNDALAAMPPGDQAAVVVFGDNALVERAPGPIGPLSRLTSVPITTRTNLQEAVQLGLALFPAETQKRLVLISDGGENAGRVADAAQLAAIRKVPIDVVYMPGERGPDVIVAGLSAPAVVREGQDLTLQANITSNYATSGRLQTFVDGQLIGEQELSIPEGASTIDIRVPSGETGFRRIEVRLDADGDTEPQNNRGAAFTEVLGPPRLLLIASNEARAVNLRDALRAAEVRVDVLPPDQAPATLDQLGAYAGVIIVDTPARDMPRTLMEALPVYVRELGRGLAMVGGIDSFGAGGYRRTPLEPVLPVLLDPLDTKQQPDLALVMVIDRSGSMSELVGGSRRNRLDLAKEAVYQASLGLTPIDQVGLVVFDDAANWVLPLQRLPSVVEIERALGSFGIGGGTNIRPGIEQAAQALASADAKVKHVILLTDGIAESNYSDLIAQMRAAGVTISTVAIGEDANPNLVDVANAGGGRSYRVTRIEDVPRIFLQETIIAAGRDIVEERIEPQAGLPSPIIRSLGGLPPLYGYNGTEVREAARTFLFTPDGKPLLAQWQYGLGRVVAWTSDAQGRWARDWIAWDQFPRFAGGMTDLLLPPRESGTLELRATAAGPRALIELTAQDEQGRPLNNLVIAGRAVDPQNQGTAVQFQQIGPGQYRAVVDTSSPGVYLAQVAVSDAEGRQIGVAVTGIVVSYSLEYSAQRENLPLLSDVAGISSGRINPPPDVVFASPNQNVGSVREIGLPLLWLALLLWPLDIAARRVMVRMDDVAPWLERLRRRRPSSVAAPEAASTMTRLGAAKRRAMIARTSPNRAAASSEQSVTPPVMTQSRQTPPPAPESRPSAPASGASETRARSSEKRPVSPEATEEQFARLLAAKQRARRKSEER, from the coding sequence ATGATTCGCCTCTCGTTCATTACGCCTCTCGCCCTCACGCTCCTGGCGCTGATCCCGGCGCTGTGGGCTTTGACGCTGCTGACGCCGCGCCGCCTGGCCCCCTGGCGCTTCTGGTCGAGCCTGGTTCTGCGCAGCATCATCCTTCTTGCGCTGACGCTCGCCCTCGCCGGGACGCAGATCGTCCTGCCGGTGCGCGAACTGACGACGGTGTTCCTGGTCGATGTGTCGGACTCGATGACGCCGGCGCAACGCGAACGCGCCTTGCAGTACGTTAACGACGCACTGGCTGCCATGCCTCCAGGCGACCAGGCGGCTGTCGTGGTGTTCGGCGACAATGCGCTGGTGGAGCGCGCTCCTGGTCCAATCGGTCCGCTGAGTCGCCTGACGTCGGTTCCGATCACGACACGCACCAATCTCCAGGAGGCAGTACAGTTGGGGCTGGCGCTCTTCCCGGCGGAAACGCAGAAGCGCCTGGTGCTCATTTCGGACGGCGGCGAGAATGCCGGGCGTGTGGCGGATGCAGCGCAACTCGCGGCTATTCGGAAGGTGCCAATCGATGTCGTCTACATGCCGGGCGAGCGAGGTCCTGATGTCATCGTTGCCGGGCTGAGCGCGCCAGCCGTCGTGCGTGAAGGGCAGGACCTCACGTTGCAGGCGAATATCACGTCCAACTATGCGACGAGCGGACGTTTGCAAACGTTTGTGGACGGGCAACTGATCGGTGAGCAGGAACTCTCCATCCCTGAAGGAGCGAGCACCATCGATATTCGCGTCCCTTCGGGCGAAACCGGGTTTCGCCGCATCGAAGTGCGCCTCGACGCCGATGGGGACACAGAGCCGCAGAACAATCGTGGGGCGGCGTTCACCGAAGTGTTGGGACCGCCGCGCCTGCTGTTGATCGCCTCCAACGAGGCGCGCGCCGTCAATCTGCGCGACGCGCTGCGCGCCGCCGAGGTGCGTGTCGATGTCCTCCCGCCGGATCAGGCGCCCGCCACTCTGGATCAGCTCGGCGCCTACGCTGGGGTGATAATTGTCGATACGCCAGCGCGCGATATGCCTCGCACATTGATGGAGGCGCTGCCGGTTTATGTGCGTGAACTGGGGCGTGGGCTTGCCATGGTCGGCGGCATCGATTCATTTGGCGCCGGGGGGTATCGGCGCACGCCGCTGGAGCCAGTGCTACCGGTGTTGCTCGATCCGCTCGACACAAAGCAGCAACCGGACCTGGCACTGGTGATGGTGATCGACCGCAGCGGCAGCATGTCGGAGTTGGTGGGCGGAAGCCGACGCAACCGGCTCGACCTCGCCAAGGAAGCGGTTTATCAGGCAAGCCTTGGTCTGACCCCGATCGATCAGGTCGGGCTGGTTGTGTTCGACGATGCGGCGAATTGGGTGCTGCCGCTGCAACGCTTGCCTTCGGTCGTCGAAATCGAACGGGCGCTCGGTTCGTTTGGCATCGGCGGCGGCACGAATATTCGACCGGGCATCGAACAGGCAGCACAGGCGCTGGCTTCCGCCGATGCAAAGGTCAAGCACGTCATTCTGTTGACCGATGGCATCGCAGAAAGCAACTACAGCGATCTGATCGCGCAGATGCGCGCCGCCGGCGTCACCATTTCCACGGTTGCAATCGGTGAAGACGCTAATCCCAATCTGGTCGATGTGGCGAATGCCGGCGGCGGTCGTTCCTATCGTGTGACCAGGATCGAGGACGTGCCGCGCATTTTTTTGCAGGAGACAATCATCGCCGCCGGGCGCGATATTGTCGAGGAGCGGATTGAACCGCAGGCGGGTCTTCCCTCGCCGATCATCCGCAGTCTGGGAGGGTTGCCGCCGCTCTATGGCTACAATGGCACCGAGGTGCGCGAAGCGGCGCGCACGTTTTTGTTCACACCTGATGGGAAGCCTTTGCTGGCGCAATGGCAGTATGGTTTGGGGCGCGTTGTCGCCTGGACGAGCGACGCACAGGGGCGCTGGGCGCGCGACTGGATTGCCTGGGATCAGTTTCCGCGCTTTGCCGGCGGGATGACCGATCTCTTGCTTCCACCACGCGAAAGCGGAACGCTCGAACTCCGCGCGACTGCCGCTGGTCCGCGCGCATTGATCGAGTTGACCGCTCAGGACGAGCAGGGACGTCCGCTTAACAATCTGGTTATTGCAGGGCGCGCCGTCGATCCGCAGAATCAGGGAACTGCGGTCCAATTTCAGCAGATCGGTCCGGGCCAGTATCGCGCAGTCGTCGATACATCGTCGCCGGGCGTCTACCTGGCGCAGGTGGCGGTTTCCGATGCGGAAGGACGACAAATTGGCGTCGCGGTGACCGGCATTGTGGTCAGTTATTCGCTGGAATACAGCGCGCAGCGCGAAAATCTGCCACTGCTCAGCGACGTAGCAGGCATCAGCAGCGGGCGGATCAATCCTCCACCTGATGTGGTCTTTGCGTCACCCAATCAAAATGTCGGTTCAGTGCGAGAGATTGGACTTCCGCTCCTCTGGCTGGCCCTTCTCCTCTGGCCCCTCGATATTGCCGCGCGGCGTGTGATGGTACGGATGGACGACGTGGCGCCGTGGCTTGAACGGCTCCGTCGGCGGCGACCGTCGTCGGTGGCTGCGCCGGAGGCGGCGTCAACCATGACACGACTCGGCGCTGCGAAACGGCGCGCGATGATTGCGCGCACATCGCCGAATCGCGCCGCTGCCAGCTCGGAGCAATCGGTTACGCCGCCGGTGATGACGCAGTCTCGCCAGACGCCACCTCCTGCGCCAGAGTCCCGCCCGTCTGCGCCAGCGTCGGGCGCATCCGAGACGCGCGCCCGATCATCCGAAAAACGTCCGGTCTCGCCGGAAGCGACGGAAGAACAGTTCGCCCGGTTGTTGGCGGCGAAACAGCGCGCGCGGCGCAAATCGGAGGAGCGGTAA